Part of the Mytilus edulis chromosome 9, xbMytEdul2.2, whole genome shotgun sequence genome, GAGGAGACTTTAAGATGTTCCTCTAGAATTATCTTGTAAAAACCTGCAACTTATGTATTATTGGGTGCATACGTGACATTTTCGGTTATAGTCATCCTGTCAAAACCAGTAGGGAACTTAAATATAGATCGTGGGTATGCATATTTTCCAGCATATGTATGAACATCGCACAgttatgttgtgttgtaaagattatttttaaacgcatatttttatattatatttaaattaacaATATGAggtttgctcattattgaaggccttaTTATAACTTATATGAGCTAATTCCTACGTCAGTTCATCTCCGTTTCTGTTGGATAGTTgttaattgacaattataccacatcttcttatttgaaTTTTACCAGATTACCATGTAGACTCATAAAGCAACTACATATGTAAGCACAGTCGCTCCTAAAATAGTTACTGGgatgaacttaaaatttgaaaCGATAAACTAAATTTGAAATCGGTCATCAGGTATAGACCCCCTTAAAacgtgatttttttatatatgcaatTGTATGTGTGATTCAACATAACACGGTATTTTACGTAACAGTGTGTTACATTCTTTATGCTTAGCATGCCTTATCATACTAGAAACATCAATTTGTCCAGGGTATACGATGCGTActtcttttactttttatgtcAAACATTTCTCGAGATGATCCTACCAAATgagcaaaaatgaaagtaataaGCAACATTGTTCACTCAAGCTTAATATAACAGTCATAATGATTGAACTGATTGATAACTTTCAATGGTATTTGGAGAACAACAGTCAAAacagttttctttctttttctagtattatttctttttttgaagaAGAAATAGTCGTAGGTccataacaaatatatcatgaggtgtatttttttttcgtgAAAACTTGTTTAAGGTCAAATGACAGGGCATAGTCGTCTGAATTTGTTATGGGCTTCTGTTGTTTGTGGTTAAATGAATTGGGTAATTAAATACATGTAGTCTTTTCTACCAATGGATGAACATATTTTGTATAGCTAACTTTAACCATCAACTTGTTTTCTTGAATATGAAAAGTTACACGATAAATTCTATAACGAATCCGATACCTTctataaattcatttttgtaagCACAATCTctgtaaagtgttattttcaacaAGGTAAATTGTTAtatgaatacatgtatgtatgaggTACAATGTGAATAAGAGAGAGTCTGGGTGTGAAACCGAACTCTACTATGAAACCACTTATCATATTTTGACGGTACAAAAGACAACAAAATAGGTTTTTGTCAATTGATAACTAAGTACTATATAGAAAGccgttatatttatttatttcatttaaaacatataatttacATGTGTGTGAATACATGTATGTGATATGAATTATATTAGAACAAAACGCATATGTTGAAAATAGATAAAACACAATATCCTATCATAATTACATAATGTCAAGTTTCACAAAACCTTGGCACATTTGCACAGGTGTCAATGAATATAGAAATTACTTTAAAAAGTCTTagcataaatgttaaaaaaaaaatatgcaattcaAAACAGTGTGTCTTTTGTCTTTACAGTAggaataagaaaagaaaaacatttaacaaGGCTACATTTTCTTCGTAAAGTAACTGAACTTAAAATTTGGCATAGTAAATGCATtctcaaattaaatgaaaaatgttattctttaaaaaaaaaaaaatcttattttgaaGGCCAATATTCTAATAAATATGTTAAACGGCACTTaagttatttaaatataaatatatcttgcATGTACTAAATTTTCAGGATTTTCAGGGAAATGTAATGTTCCCAATTTGGAATGCATAACGCTACAGATTTTAACATTGCATAACCATTTATGTATGACATAACATTGTGAGTTTATGAATCTGTGTTGTCCATTATTGCAACTATTATTCAAATCATACAACttatgaattataaaatatttcatacaataatTGATTGCTGAGATTTGCAATAATGAGAGAGAAAACTATTGTGAATCCTAAAGGTCTCTCcttataaaagtaaataatgctttaatacaagtacaaaaaatgtaaaatgaaaatcaCGCATCTTAGTGTTAactacaaaacacaaaattaatttaaCATGAAAGATTTCTACATCTAACTTATATTTCGAAAAACATTCcattaatacaaatatttcatgattgaattatggtaaatataaataaatatctttttcatttaaacaacCTTAAGAGTTTTTATACAAATGTTCTTAGTTGTAAGACGGATAACGTGGTAAAACTTCACATTTTGCCGTTGATGTCAACTGTGTTCACGATTGGTGTAAATATCTCCTCGAGCACATTTTCTATATCTCTGTTCTGTATGGACTCTAGGATCTTTCTAAGCCAGGAATCGATACCATTTTGTCCACAGTAGAAAGGAATGTCAAGGTCTTTTCGAATAAAGTTGTACATTTTCATTGTGCCTGCAATAGAAAGTAAAGTATGAACTCACCAAAATGTAATATTCTATCAATAATTGCTTTCCAACAAAGAAGACATGCACATGCTATTTCATTGGATCTAGTTTGTCTTTCAAGTATAAGCCACACCATTagaatgatttatatatattgtagttTGCATTGCGGTGTTGCCTGACATAGATGTCATTGTTTAATATAATCTAGTCGTTGGTTCCTCTTTTTACATTTACATATAATGGTCATTTCGGAATTTTAGCGTTTACTATGCTAATAGGTGGCGGTCGTAGTATGAGCTAGTTTTTATTCGGCATTCGTTGTTTGGTGGGTAGTTATCTAATTGGCTTACATACTCTATCGCCTTATTCATCGGGAAATATTACTCGTTGTTGAAAATTTAGTCGTTCCATTCATTTCTTACATTTTAATTGATGAGTTTGCAAATAAACCTCATTTCTTTGCATGTATAatatattacttttatttataagaACGGAAGTGGTCAACGTAAGACTGGTTGATAAATAAAGTTCaaatgattttgaatattttgacattttataattTTCCCTATAATATCATGATGAATTGTGTTGAAAAGTAtctttactggttttttttttatttcagtcacAGGTCGAAAGACCCACAAACCTCAAGCAACtcataaattaaaatactaaaatttgaaatacaaaaaaaaaatataaaatatgacacTTACCTTGACCCATCTGTTTGGAGGCATCCAATTTTCCATTACAAGCAGAACTGTACAAGTCAGACAATCTCTTCGATAGACGATCGTTTGCTGCAAACTGGTCCCTTCCTGATTGGACATCCGCCTCCTTATCAGTCTTCTTTTTAGATGAAAACAACAATTCATACCATTCTATTTTATCTAACGTTGTCGCTAGATCCGGATATTCTTGTGTCATCGCCTCGACTTCTTTTAAAACGATGTTCCGGATATGACGTAGATCGACGGCTTGCGCAGTCAAAAGAAGTAAATTTGCTGTCATCATTTGTAAAATTTCCACTGCCTCTGAGGTGAATCGAGCGGAGACTAAAGCCATTGAGTTGATTGACTGGTTATGTGTTTCGGCACTTAACACATGATTACTCATAGGGTTGACAAAGTGATCGAGTTCAGACATGTAAGAGGCCATTGCTGTATCACAGCCTTTGAATCCGAAATCCACATTGATATCACATCCACTAAGATTCGGTGGCAATCCGAAATTCAGCTTTTCATTTACAACCTCTGAAAATTGAGCAAATTGGAGCTTCCCGCAAATTCCAAGTGCCTGTCGTGTTTGATCCATTGCGATAGACATGGTTTCTCCCTGGAAATTTGCTCCATGCAAAATTTTATCTGTACGATGATCAATAATGGGATTATCGTTGGCGCTGTTCAGTTCAATTGTTATTCTTCGGCATGATTCGTTTAGTGTCTCAGCAGCTGACCCAAGCCACTGTGCCGAACTTCTCAAACTGTAACGATCTTGCTTCAGAAAGCCATATTTATCTGGTAGGTTCATGTCTAAAGTCGTGATAGCTAGCTTGCTGTTTTCTAGAATTGACAGCATGTTACTTGCTATTTCTTTCTGACCTATATGCGGAAGACAGCTATGTATAAGAGGATGAAAGCTTTCCGTTCTTCCTTCCAAAGCTTCAATTGACAATCCAGTACATACTTGAGTAAGAAGTAGAAGCAGATTTGCGTCATACAGAGTTGGAGCTGAGAATCCGGCAGAGAATGAATCTGCATTAATTATTGCAAGTCCTTCCTTTGGTCCAAGGACAACTGGTGATATCCCTGCCTCTGCAAGAGCCTCTGGACAAGACATTATCTTCCCTCCTTTAGACACTTTCAAATCTTTTCTTCCAATTATTGCTGCTGCAATATAGCTTAGAGGCATCAGATCCCCACTGGCACTAACGGAACCACGAAGTGGAACTTCGGGAGCAATATCGGTATTTATTAGATCTGTCAGATTTGTGACAACCTCAGAACGAACTCCCGAGTATGCCTTTGAAAGACAATTTGCCCTTGTAACCATCGCAGCTCTGACCTTGTCGGTTGGAAACAACCGCCCCATTCCAGCATTAACATGACGAATCAGCGCTTTCTGTACGTCCTGAAATTCCCACGAACGAACATCGGCACTTCCACCAAACCCCGTGTTTATCCCATAAACGACGAGTCccttttctaactttttttttaagtatgcTGCATTTGCTTCTAGTTCTCCTAATGATTTCTTGCcaatatttactttcaattttggCTCAATACTGACTGCAAGGACTTCCGGTATCGTTAAATTAGTCCCATCGAGTGTAATTGTTTCAggaatatttttccttttttgtatgAATGCTAAAGTTGTTCTTGCATGGGAATTTTCCATTTCTGTGACGTCGCAAAATAAAAGTACCTGCGTTATGGAAAAATAGTTTTAcgatatttatcaaaaataaaactactagtatattgaaaaaaagaaaattctttTACAGGAAGTAtcaacatacatgtacttgtaaatTCAGCCTGAAATAATACTAGTAGAAGGATTTATTTGTCCtatgtttatgaattataagGGATCttcaaactaaaaataaaattatatgttgtttgtttaatacatttgtatCATAGTATAACAAATTGGTATTTGCATCTTCTCTGCAACCAAGGAGACACTGTGCAGTAAGTTCGgtcttaataaaaataaacatgtgtaGGCGGCCAGGTTGACCATTATTTCTGCGTACTGCCAATATGTGGGCTAACACGTTTTAAATCCGACTTGTCGGTCAAGTTAAAATTAATACATGTtcatataaatgaaaatgttctagtctttaatataaaagtaatatTTGCCGCTAGATGTTTATACTATTCATCtgaaatgtaatatttgccactggacgttcctTTTATCAATCTGATTGCGTATTATTGTACATCAACTGTGTACAATGTCACTGAAATcgatatacacaaaaaaatacattgaATTAATTATTATTCATAAATATTCTTTACATTTTATTGAACTAAACTATCATTCAAACTCAgtataatttataatataaaagaaTTTACACCCGACTTATTTTCATGCTCAATTCAttcaattattattaaaaaaaaaaaaaaaaaaaaattgcgtaAAACATAGTTAATAATACACCGCGCTTGTTAAGAGCATTAACCAAAATGATCAAAGACTAGATCGACGCCATACAATTTGGTAAGCGTTCACGAAAttgattaataaaggcaacagtagtataccgctgttcaaaactcataaatccatggacaaaaaacaaaatcggggtaacaaactaaaaccgagggaaacgcattaaatataagaggagaacaacgacataacaccgaaacgtaacacacacagaaacggaccaagcatcagacaaaacaccacgagaataacaaatataacatgaaaaccaaatacatgaatttgggatagacaagtaccgtgccacgtcttatctcaatttctcaaaaataagagaaaacacaaacgactcaacgttaaaatgcaacacacacagaaacgaacaataatataacaatggccatcttcctgacttggtacaggacacttttaaaggggtaGGATTAAGCGCTTTCTGTTAaaaatccagtggcaaatatttcaggcatttTCAGTATGAAAACAAGTTACTGCGTAATAAAAAAATCTCTACAAGGAAAGTCGAACAGTGTGTGGGAAATTTGGACTGCTTTTGGAAAATGTTAAATACGCACAGcattaaaattttgcattttaaaaGGCCAACTCCAAAATTCGAACGGGAAGTATGATGGACATTTGGACTGCGATTTGAATTAAGACTATAGCAATTACCTTtgcctttcaaaaaaaaaactcCGAAGACACCAGAGAGTTTTTTCATTCAGTAACAGATCTACGGAATGTGGagaaaatttatgtatttattagaATCTAGAATTGCAAAAACCTCAAAATTGACCCCtgaatttgtcttttaaaaacaatttgcCCTCGTAATAATTATATTCCTAACCTTATCGGATATAAAGAGTTGTCTAACTCCATCCTTATTTAGATAAACTAGCTTTTTCTGAACGTCCAAAACTGAGCTTATGATTATATAATGTGCACACCGCGTAGTAATCTGCACTAGACATTCaagttttatgtaaaaaattagaTCGTAGGTATAGCCGGAAAGCTTAATACTTAAACATACAAACATTTGAGTTACTGCTATTAAGGAAATCATAAAAATCTCTTCGTGAAATTCTAGCGGTAAATATGGTTATCTTTGAAGAATCCTTAAAATAACTATTCCAAATGTATTACTcaacatttcatttgtttttttgctttttataatcTGCACCTATTTGAAACCTCCATCAGTATGCGTTTATAACGTAAGTAAAAGAAGCATCATTATTTGTTATGGAACTTATAATCAACAATGTAGGAAAAAATAAGTGAATATAGACATtcaaacagtttaaaaaaaacatagtatacagtaataaatattatttacattttataaaagcATATTTCATAGCGTATTTATACCTAACGCTTCCGTTTTTTCGGAGTTCGGAAAATCAGAGGGTACATTTCAAACATTACCTGATGATATCAACAAAATGCTTACATGTGTATAGATTTGAATCGTAATGGGTATAACGAATACAGTTTCTGCTCCGTAGATTATACGTAAACATTTAAGGACTGACTTGGCTATTAGAGTAATCAAAGACACAcgtctttttttaaacaatattaaaatgtaatattttcaatAGTGTATGttacatatagatataggaagatgtggtatcactatgagtgccaatgagacaactctccatccaagtcacaatttcgAAAAGTAAACCATGAATTGATCAGAAACTAAAATTATCTCAAAGACTGTCTTCAAtcaaagaaagaataaaaataatgaaaacagaaatatttatgtTTCCATATTATTATATCAGTAGATCAATGTGTGGGTGAAAATCCACCCCCGACACTACTAAATATACCACAAAGACGCCAGGGGTCATAATATTCTATGAAATTTCATTACAAATGTCAATAATTCGCATAAAATAAGGTGATACcattatgattgtcaatgagacaattactATTCCCAAGAGTTCAAATGAAGAAGTAGGGGGggaaaataaaagttattttaaagtttctAAAAAGACCAATTCAACATGGAAAACAGAAGATTTGTCATTATCAAACATTTTCTTCGTGAACAAAAAGGGCTTACATTTCAAGAAGTGTGTGTTAACTTAATCGATGATGCAAATACTCAATACTTGATAATCATACCCTGAcggaatttaaatttaaattgcaaCACTTGAGTTTTTAAAGCTTAAAGCTGGAAAGTTTATGAACAGCTAAGACGCATAGTATCGATATATCCTATCATACAATACCTTTTTAGTAATTATGATTATTGTTACTCTCTGAGTCCTGGACAAGATATACTTGGCTATGTTCTTTCACTCTTGTCAAGCTCCTTTATATATAGCTGCGATGTTAGTTATGCAACGTTGTACTCATTTGAAATAAATCTTAAACGTTTACGAGCGATTACGTGTATCTGAACTTGTACCAGGATCTTGTGTACAGAGATCAAAAGCCTCAAACCTTTGGGATATACATCaaattattgtacatgtatatagatctAGAAATAATACAGGATTTCCCCTTCGTTCCTGAACGTTCGACAATTCTTGTAAAAGGTAAGTAATTCTCGGTAGCACGAAGAAATAACGGAAATAACGGTTATTGTATTTCATAGcgagaatggccgagtagttacgattgTTATGAAACATGCTTAAATGTCAAAGGGTGTACTCGACTTTCTTATTCATATGATATATTTTGTCCAAACATATTATTGAATCGAGTGGTCCTTGACTACAGCAAACACCACGTTCATCGTTCATGCATGTAATCATTGATTCTCACTAACAGATCAGGAGATAATAATATGCAGTTTAAATGTAAGTTCTTATTATATGttcacaataaaatataataataatgtttAAGCTTTTGCCTATAACTTAATATATTCTTTGAGGATTTTGTACCCTTTTGTTTTTTCATGGAAATTCGACCAAAAAAAATCGACAGCCTA contains:
- the LOC139489183 gene encoding uncharacterized protein isoform X1; translation: MENSHARTTLAFIQKRKNIPETITLDGTNLTIPEVLAVSIEPKLKVNIGKKSLGELEANAAYLKKKLEKGLVVYGINTGFGGSADVRSWEFQDVQKALIRHVNAGMGRLFPTDKVRAAMVTRANCLSKAYSGVRSEVVTNLTDLINTDIAPEVPLRGSVSASGDLMPLSYIAAAIIGRKDLKVSKGGKIMSCPEALAEAGISPVVLGPKEGLAIINADSFSAGFSAPTLYDANLLLLLTQVCTGLSIEALEGRTESFHPLIHSCLPHIGQKEIASNMLSILENSKLAITTLDMNLPDKYGFLKQDRYSLRSSAQWLGSAAETLNESCRRITIELNSANDNPIIDHRTDKILHGANFQGETMSIAMDQTRQALGICGKLQFAQFSEVVNEKLNFGLPPNLSGCDINVDFGFKGCDTAMASYMSELDHFVNPMSNHVLSAETHNQSINSMALVSARFTSEAVEILQMMTANLLLLTAQAVDLRHIRNIVLKEVEAMTQEYPDLATTLDKIEWYELLFSSKKKTDKEADVQSGRDQFAANDRLSKRLSDLYSSACNGKLDASKQMGQGTMKMYNFIRKDLDIPFYCGQNGIDSWLRKILESIQNRDIENVLEEIFTPIVNTVDINGKM